From Halomicrobium salinisoli, the proteins below share one genomic window:
- a CDS encoding DUF7511 domain-containing protein, with protein MPVEHAPSTGDQLTMTVVTYADAPDRCTVAPSGLSGVARMSTWLTVDRSIVVSLREMR; from the coding sequence ATGCCAGTCGAACACGCCCCGTCCACCGGCGATCAGCTGACGATGACCGTCGTGACGTACGCCGACGCGCCCGATCGCTGCACGGTGGCCCCGTCCGGACTGTCGGGCGTCGCGCGGATGTCGACGTGGCTCACCGTCGACCGGTCGATCGTCGTTTCCTTACGAGAGATGCGCTAG
- a CDS encoding response regulator, with protein sequence MAIEVLIVDEDRDVLEVTEAFLGRHDGLAVATETDPEAALSAVTDGEYDAVVSDLTMPGLDGLTLCREIRETRPDLPFFLFTGREESDIEGDLGPVTAVVRKSTGTDQYDDIAERIRAAVDS encoded by the coding sequence ATGGCCATCGAGGTGCTGATCGTCGACGAGGACAGGGACGTCCTCGAGGTGACCGAGGCGTTCCTGGGTCGCCACGACGGTCTGGCGGTCGCGACCGAGACCGACCCGGAGGCGGCGCTTTCGGCCGTCACGGACGGCGAGTACGACGCCGTGGTGAGCGATCTGACGATGCCCGGCCTGGACGGGCTGACGCTGTGTCGCGAGATCCGCGAGACGCGGCCCGACCTGCCTTTCTTCCTCTTCACGGGCCGCGAGGAGAGCGACATCGAGGGCGACCTCGGCCCCGTGACTGCGGTCGTCCGCAAGTCGACCGGGACCGACCAGTACGACGACATCGCCGAGCGGATCCGCGCAGCGGTCGATAGCTGA
- a CDS encoding PAS domain S-box protein has translation MSRTVVAHVGPPDGPSLDGEFDVIRAGAGEVRSLIDGADCVVVEADLPEAEWVEALRTVSEARPDLPVLLCSDEPDGTAAARATRNGATEYVPRSTTDPAERVRAVVDGDGTERDGAGDESGVAGAGDEAEEADAEANEADDPLSGLLETTRALMLAHRPPQVADIVAGAAEDVLGFERNLVRLYDPETGALEPVARTDAVADETPDRTAYAVGEGPPGEAFQTGETLVVDDHEGRSDGHDRGSHRSSAYVPLGEHGVLCIGSERAGAFDETDVSMAEILAANAADALDRVERERELRRYRAVVEHGRDMMFVLDGDCEFDLVTGPLADRVGYDRPALRSRSPRSLIADDDAVDGIYDAIERLREGEAADVAVETDLLTAGGDRFPVEIDLSLLPEDGGRPGVVGVVRDRTDLRRARERLRDERDRFSYLFDSLPDPVVETEFVGGRPRVRSVNPAFEDVFGYDAAAIRDRNLNDLILPPDEDVRATARALDHRAEQGQIVHAEVRRRTADGYRDFLFRGVPYDRGDGGRWGFGIYTDISDQRERERRIQVLNRVLRHNLRNDMTVVLGVADYLREALDGELADRVGLLERTAESLVRMSERAREVERAVRSGDRNPVDVAAVVEDVTTEFAASSAADVRTDVAGTALAGDERLRTALRELLENAVRHNETPAVEVGVRVDDRTVEVSVADDGAGIPDRELAVVVGDAEITQLTHSRGLGLWLVKWTTGSMGGTVEFARDGGTTVTLTLPRADAE, from the coding sequence ATGTCGCGTACTGTGGTGGCCCACGTCGGCCCCCCGGACGGGCCCTCGCTCGACGGCGAGTTCGACGTGATTCGGGCGGGAGCGGGCGAGGTCCGCAGTCTGATCGACGGCGCGGACTGCGTCGTCGTCGAGGCGGACCTGCCGGAGGCCGAGTGGGTCGAGGCCCTCCGGACCGTCAGCGAGGCCCGTCCGGACCTGCCGGTGCTCCTGTGTTCCGACGAGCCCGACGGGACCGCGGCCGCGCGGGCCACCCGCAACGGCGCCACGGAGTACGTCCCGCGGTCGACGACCGACCCGGCAGAGCGAGTCCGGGCCGTCGTGGACGGCGACGGAACCGAACGCGATGGGGCGGGCGACGAATCCGGAGTGGCCGGGGCCGGCGACGAAGCGGAGGAGGCAGACGCCGAGGCGAACGAGGCCGACGATCCGCTGTCGGGGCTGCTCGAGACGACGCGGGCGCTCATGCTGGCCCACAGGCCCCCGCAGGTCGCCGACATCGTCGCCGGCGCGGCGGAGGACGTCCTCGGCTTCGAGCGGAACCTGGTGCGCCTCTACGACCCCGAGACGGGCGCTCTGGAACCGGTCGCGAGGACGGACGCCGTCGCCGACGAGACGCCCGACCGGACCGCCTACGCGGTCGGCGAGGGCCCGCCGGGCGAGGCCTTCCAGACCGGCGAGACGCTGGTCGTCGACGACCACGAGGGCCGATCGGACGGGCACGACCGCGGCTCCCACCGGTCGTCGGCCTACGTTCCGCTCGGCGAGCACGGGGTGCTGTGTATCGGTAGCGAGCGGGCGGGCGCCTTCGACGAGACCGACGTCTCGATGGCGGAGATCCTGGCTGCGAACGCGGCCGACGCCCTGGATCGCGTCGAGCGCGAGCGGGAACTGCGCCGCTACCGGGCCGTCGTCGAGCACGGCCGGGACATGATGTTCGTCCTCGACGGGGACTGCGAATTCGACCTCGTGACCGGACCGCTGGCCGACCGGGTCGGGTACGACCGACCGGCCCTGCGGTCCCGGTCGCCGCGGTCGCTGATCGCGGACGACGACGCCGTCGACGGCATCTACGACGCCATCGAGCGGCTCCGCGAGGGCGAGGCCGCCGACGTCGCCGTGGAGACCGACCTGCTGACCGCCGGGGGCGACCGCTTCCCCGTCGAGATCGACCTGTCGCTGCTGCCGGAGGACGGCGGCCGCCCCGGCGTCGTCGGCGTCGTCCGCGACCGGACCGACCTGCGGCGGGCCCGCGAGCGGCTCCGGGACGAGCGGGACCGCTTCTCGTACCTGTTCGACAGCCTCCCGGACCCGGTCGTCGAGACGGAGTTCGTCGGCGGTCGGCCGCGCGTCCGGTCGGTCAACCCCGCCTTCGAGGACGTGTTCGGCTACGACGCGGCGGCGATCCGGGACCGGAACCTCAACGACCTCATCCTCCCGCCCGACGAGGACGTCCGCGCGACTGCCCGCGCGCTCGACCACCGGGCCGAGCAAGGCCAGATCGTCCACGCCGAGGTGCGCCGGCGGACCGCCGACGGCTACCGGGACTTCCTGTTCCGCGGGGTCCCGTACGACCGCGGCGACGGCGGCCGGTGGGGCTTCGGCATCTACACGGACATCTCCGACCAGCGCGAGCGCGAGCGGCGAATCCAGGTGCTCAACCGCGTCCTCCGGCACAACCTGCGCAACGACATGACCGTCGTGCTCGGCGTGGCCGACTACCTCCGCGAGGCGCTCGACGGGGAACTGGCCGACCGCGTCGGGCTGCTCGAGCGGACCGCCGAGTCGCTGGTCCGGATGAGCGAGCGGGCCCGCGAGGTCGAGCGCGCCGTCCGCTCGGGCGACCGCAACCCGGTCGACGTCGCCGCCGTCGTCGAGGACGTCACTACCGAGTTCGCGGCCTCGAGCGCCGCCGACGTCCGGACCGACGTCGCCGGCACGGCGCTGGCCGGCGACGAGCGGCTGCGCACGGCGCTGCGGGAGCTGCTGGAGAACGCCGTCCGGCACAACGAGACCCCGGCCGTGGAGGTCGGCGTCCGGGTCGACGACCGGACCGTCGAGGTGTCCGTCGCGGACGACGGCGCGGGCATCCCCGACCGGGAACTGGCCGTCGTCGTCGGCGACGCGGAGATCACCCAGCTCACCCACAGCCGGGGCCTCGGGCTGTGGCTGGTCAAGTGGACCACCGGATCGATGGGCGGCACCGTCGAGTTCGCCCGCGACGGGGGGACGACGGTGACGCTGACGCTGCCGCGGGCGGACGCCGAGTAG
- a CDS encoding Gfo/Idh/MocA family protein, which produces MSRYTVAVVGTGPDPENPTVESFAMGYRHAEAYRNHPDCELVACADVVPENAAAFAAEFGIDEGDVFEDYEAMAEAVEPDLVSVTVPPDVHERVVVDLAETGVVDAVHCEKPMADTLAAAERMVETCEELDVQLTFNRQRRFGRPFTEAERLLEEGAIGDLRRVEIAWGDFFDTGAHTIDLAGMFNDEVPVEWVIAQLDYRDEDLRFGVHQENQMWAQWRYENGVYGVVSTGAGEDFLDCAMALRGTDGEIRIDVDDGPMLELRAGGDERAVDVDGETMHRTGDEADRFGSGFHDRAVADVVDALSSGEESQLSGRIGLQTARVVFGGYESVRRRGRVDLPAAVEGNPFLDLVDSGELSPEPADEA; this is translated from the coding sequence ATGAGCCGATACACCGTCGCCGTCGTCGGGACCGGCCCCGATCCGGAGAACCCGACCGTCGAGAGCTTCGCGATGGGTTATCGCCACGCCGAGGCCTACCGCAACCACCCGGACTGCGAACTGGTCGCGTGCGCGGACGTCGTCCCCGAGAACGCGGCGGCCTTCGCCGCGGAGTTCGGCATCGACGAGGGGGACGTCTTCGAGGACTACGAGGCGATGGCCGAGGCCGTCGAGCCCGACCTCGTCAGCGTGACGGTGCCCCCCGACGTCCACGAGCGGGTCGTCGTCGACCTGGCGGAGACGGGCGTCGTCGACGCCGTCCACTGCGAGAAGCCGATGGCCGACACCCTCGCGGCGGCCGAGCGGATGGTCGAGACCTGCGAGGAGCTGGACGTCCAGCTCACCTTCAACCGCCAGCGGCGCTTCGGGAGGCCCTTCACCGAGGCCGAGCGGCTGCTGGAGGAGGGCGCGATCGGCGACCTCCGGCGCGTCGAGATCGCCTGGGGCGACTTCTTCGACACGGGCGCGCACACCATCGACCTCGCCGGGATGTTCAACGACGAGGTCCCCGTCGAGTGGGTCATCGCCCAGCTCGACTACCGCGATGAGGACCTCCGCTTCGGCGTCCACCAGGAGAACCAGATGTGGGCCCAGTGGCGCTACGAGAACGGGGTCTACGGCGTCGTGTCCACGGGCGCGGGCGAGGACTTCCTGGACTGCGCGATGGCGCTGCGGGGGACCGACGGCGAGATCCGCATCGACGTCGACGACGGGCCGATGCTCGAACTCCGCGCAGGCGGCGACGAGCGGGCCGTCGACGTTGACGGCGAGACGATGCACCGGACCGGCGACGAGGCGGACCGCTTCGGCTCGGGGTTCCACGACCGCGCCGTGGCGGACGTCGTCGATGCGCTTTCCTCCGGCGAGGAGTCACAGCTCAGCGGTCGCATCGGGCTCCAGACGGCCCGGGTCGTCTTCGGCGGGTACGAGTCCGTCCGCCGCCGCGGCCGCGTCGACCTGCCCGCGGCGGTCGAGGGCAATCCCTTCCTCGACCTCGTCGACTCCGGCGAGCTGTCGCCCGAACCCGCGGACGAGGCGTAG
- the gcvPB gene encoding aminomethyl-transferring glycine dehydrogenase subunit GcvPB, with protein MHYDQARWTEDEDRYEPLLSEKDATAVSTDDSPLPDDLTRDSLELPALSEPELARHYTRLSQANYGVDSGPFPLGSCTMKYNPKFTEALAGDARAALHPDRPEETAQGTLAVMHRLQDCLGRIGGMDAVSLQPPAGAAGEFAGILVAKAYHEENSDDERSEVIVPDSAHGTNFASAAMAGYDVVELASDDDGRLDLAALEAAVGDETAALMLTNPNTLGLFERDIEAIADVVHDAGGLLYYDGANLNALLGRARPGDMGFDIMHFNLHKTFATPHGGGGPGAGPIGVTEELAEFLPRPQVREAERSEASDGASGSERSERHASHETPTAGRSLEESEREPSEARRHASREDGDSSEEYELFEPEHSIGKVHGFQGNWQVLLRAYGYIARLGDEGLRDASAKAVLNANYLAEQVDFEVPFGPFHHEFVASAGDRDAADVAKRMLDYGVHPPTTKWPEIVPEALMTEPTEAESKRTLDQLADAFDAVAAEDDETLATAPQSTAARRIDQVAAAREPRLSWRSLD; from the coding sequence ATGCACTACGACCAGGCCCGCTGGACGGAGGACGAGGACCGCTACGAGCCCCTGCTCTCGGAGAAGGACGCCACGGCGGTGTCGACCGACGACTCGCCCCTGCCGGACGACCTGACGCGGGACTCGCTGGAGCTGCCCGCCCTCTCGGAGCCGGAGCTGGCGCGCCACTACACGCGGCTCTCCCAGGCGAACTACGGCGTCGACAGCGGGCCGTTCCCGCTGGGGTCATGCACGATGAAGTACAACCCGAAGTTCACGGAGGCGCTGGCGGGCGACGCTCGGGCCGCGCTCCACCCCGACAGGCCCGAGGAGACCGCCCAGGGAACGCTGGCGGTCATGCACCGCCTGCAGGACTGCCTCGGGCGGATCGGCGGGATGGACGCCGTCTCGCTCCAGCCGCCCGCGGGCGCGGCCGGCGAGTTCGCCGGCATCCTCGTCGCGAAGGCCTACCACGAGGAAAACAGCGACGACGAGCGCAGCGAGGTGATCGTCCCCGACTCCGCCCACGGCACCAACTTCGCCAGCGCGGCGATGGCCGGCTACGACGTCGTCGAACTGGCCAGCGACGACGACGGGCGGCTGGATCTGGCGGCGTTAGAGGCGGCGGTCGGCGACGAGACGGCCGCGCTGATGCTCACCAACCCCAACACCCTCGGGCTCTTCGAGCGCGACATCGAGGCGATCGCCGACGTCGTCCACGACGCCGGCGGGCTGCTGTACTACGACGGCGCGAACCTCAACGCCCTGCTCGGGCGCGCTCGCCCCGGGGACATGGGCTTCGATATCATGCACTTCAACCTGCACAAGACGTTCGCGACCCCTCACGGCGGCGGCGGGCCCGGCGCCGGCCCCATCGGCGTCACGGAGGAGCTGGCGGAGTTCCTGCCGCGACCGCAGGTTCGCGAGGCCGAGCGCAGCGAGGCCTCGGACGGAGCGAGCGGAAGCGAACGGAGTGAGCGACACGCGAGCCACGAGACTCCGACCGCAGGGAGGAGTCTCGAAGAGAGCGAGCGGGAGCCGAGCGAAGCGAGGCGACACGCGAGCCGCGAGGACGGTGATAGCAGTGAGGAGTACGAACTGTTCGAGCCCGAGCACTCGATCGGCAAGGTCCACGGGTTCCAGGGCAACTGGCAGGTGCTGCTGCGGGCGTACGGCTACATCGCGCGGCTGGGCGACGAGGGCCTGCGCGACGCCAGCGCGAAGGCCGTGCTGAACGCGAACTACCTCGCCGAGCAGGTCGACTTCGAGGTACCGTTCGGCCCGTTCCACCACGAGTTCGTCGCCAGCGCGGGCGACCGCGACGCCGCCGACGTGGCCAAGCGCATGCTCGACTACGGCGTCCACCCGCCGACGACGAAGTGGCCGGAGATCGTCCCCGAGGCGCTGATGACCGAGCCCACGGAGGCCGAGTCGAAGCGGACGCTCGATCAACTGGCCGACGCGTTCGACGCCGTCGCCGCGGAGGACGACGAGACGCTGGCGACGGCCCCCCAGTCGACGGCCGCCCGGCGGATCGACCAGGTCGCCGCCGCCCGCGAACCGCGGCTCTCCTGGCGGTCGCTGGACTGA
- the gcvH gene encoding glycine cleavage system protein GcvH, whose amino-acid sequence MSFDVPDDCRYLESHEWVRIADGTATVGISDFAQDELGDVVFVELPAAGDELSKDEDFGVVESIKAVSDVYAPISGTVTAVNEVLTEEPELLNEDPYGEGWLVEVEPADEGELDDLLSPEAYRDQIE is encoded by the coding sequence ATGAGCTTCGACGTACCCGACGACTGCCGGTACCTGGAGTCCCACGAGTGGGTCCGCATCGCCGACGGCACGGCGACGGTGGGCATCTCCGACTTCGCGCAGGACGAGCTCGGCGACGTGGTGTTCGTCGAGCTGCCGGCGGCGGGCGACGAGCTGAGCAAGGACGAGGACTTCGGCGTCGTGGAGTCGATCAAGGCGGTCTCGGACGTCTACGCCCCGATCTCGGGGACGGTGACGGCCGTCAACGAAGTGCTGACCGAGGAGCCGGAGCTGCTCAACGAGGACCCCTACGGCGAGGGGTGGCTCGTCGAGGTCGAACCGGCCGACGAGGGCGAGCTGGACGACCTGCTCTCCCCCGAGGCGTACCGGGACCAGATCGAGTGA
- the gcvT gene encoding glycine cleavage system aminomethyltransferase GcvT — translation MSRETPLHAAHHAAGATFTDFGGWDMPVEFDSIRTEHAAVREECGRFDVSHMGEVVVSGPDAEGLTQRLTTNDATALDPGEAHYAAITREDGVMLDDTVVYRLPEATDGEFLVVPNAGHDEETTDRWREYADEQGFDATVDNRTAEYGLIALQGPDAPDLLAEETDLDVDDMGRFEVAEGAVAGVDALVATTGYTGEAGVELFVPWDETEAVWEAVDVQRCGLGARDTLRLEMGFLLSGQDFDPEDESRTPYEAGIDFTVKLDTEFVGRDALEQQYEEGTDEELVGLELIDRGVPREGYEVTTPDGEHLGHVTSGTMSPTLGDPIALAYLPAEYTTPDELVRVVVRGEPKKARTSVPPFIDR, via the coding sequence ATGAGCAGAGAGACGCCGCTCCACGCCGCACACCACGCGGCCGGGGCCACGTTCACCGACTTCGGGGGCTGGGACATGCCGGTGGAGTTCGACTCGATCCGGACCGAACACGCCGCCGTCCGCGAGGAGTGCGGTCGGTTCGACGTCTCGCACATGGGCGAGGTGGTCGTCTCCGGGCCCGACGCCGAGGGACTGACCCAGCGGCTGACCACCAACGACGCGACCGCGCTCGACCCGGGCGAGGCCCACTACGCGGCGATCACCCGCGAGGACGGCGTCATGCTCGACGACACCGTCGTCTACCGCCTCCCGGAGGCCACCGACGGCGAGTTTCTGGTGGTGCCCAACGCCGGCCACGACGAGGAGACGACCGACCGCTGGCGGGAGTACGCCGACGAGCAGGGCTTCGACGCGACCGTCGACAACCGCACCGCGGAGTACGGCCTGATCGCCCTGCAGGGACCGGACGCTCCGGACCTGCTGGCCGAGGAGACGGACCTCGACGTCGACGACATGGGTCGGTTCGAGGTGGCCGAGGGCGCCGTGGCCGGCGTCGACGCCCTGGTCGCGACGACGGGCTACACCGGCGAGGCCGGCGTCGAGCTGTTCGTCCCCTGGGACGAGACGGAGGCGGTCTGGGAGGCCGTCGACGTCCAGCGCTGCGGGCTGGGCGCCCGCGACACCCTCCGCCTGGAGATGGGCTTCCTGCTGTCGGGCCAGGACTTCGACCCCGAGGACGAGTCCCGAACGCCCTACGAGGCGGGGATCGACTTCACCGTGAAGCTGGACACGGAGTTCGTCGGCCGGGACGCCCTGGAACAGCAGTACGAGGAGGGGACCGACGAGGAGCTCGTCGGGCTCGAACTGATCGACCGCGGCGTGCCCCGCGAGGGGTACGAGGTGACGACGCCGGACGGCGAGCACCTGGGCCACGTCACGAGCGGGACGATGAGCCCGACGCTGGGCGATCCGATCGCGCTGGCCTACCTCCCGGCCGAGTACACCACCCCCGACGAGCTCGTCCGCGTGGTCGTCCGGGGCGAACCGAAGAAAGCACGTACGAGCGTGCCGCCATTTATAGACAGATGA
- the gcvPA gene encoding aminomethyl-transferring glycine dehydrogenase subunit GcvPA: MTDHSRAAGESRGTPYAPHTPETTAAMLSAVGADSEDDLFDIPEPVAFDGEFGIEARSERATRRHVEGLLGRNDDLTEFLGRGHYDHYVPAVVDDLASRSEFLTSYTQYQPEVAQGFLQALFEYQSMLVELTGLDVANCSMYDAATALGEAATLSQRVRSVSGDRVLVPDALREGKRAVLENYADGPGVAVETYPTDDANADLDGLEAALDDDVAMVYAENPTVRGTIEENLGEIGDLADDHDALFCLGTDPVALALLSEPASVGADVVVGEAGTLGVPAAYGTGHGLFVTREDYLRQVPGRLVGAAEDESGRRTYTLTLQTREQHIRRERATSNICTNQAWLALRTAIHAAWLGPDGLLDLAESCVTEARDLAERLDVVEGVRAPVHDRHHFREFVARTDRPAEAVRADLAEAGYAVHAVGEHEIQVCVTETTADDADGLVAAVEEVA, translated from the coding sequence ATGACGGACCACTCACGCGCCGCGGGCGAGTCCCGCGGCACGCCGTACGCACCGCACACCCCCGAGACCACGGCGGCGATGCTGTCCGCCGTCGGCGCCGACAGCGAGGACGACCTGTTCGACATCCCCGAGCCGGTGGCCTTCGACGGCGAGTTCGGCATCGAGGCCCGCTCGGAGCGGGCCACGCGCCGGCACGTCGAAGGCCTGCTGGGTCGCAACGACGACCTGACGGAGTTCCTCGGCCGCGGCCACTACGACCACTACGTCCCGGCGGTCGTCGACGACCTGGCCAGCCGGTCGGAGTTTCTCACCTCCTACACCCAGTACCAGCCGGAGGTCGCCCAGGGATTCCTGCAGGCCCTGTTCGAGTACCAGTCGATGCTGGTGGAACTGACGGGTCTGGACGTGGCGAACTGCTCGATGTACGACGCCGCGACGGCGCTGGGCGAGGCGGCGACCCTCTCCCAGCGCGTCCGCTCGGTCTCGGGCGACCGCGTCCTGGTGCCCGACGCCCTGCGCGAGGGCAAGCGCGCGGTGCTGGAGAACTACGCCGACGGTCCCGGGGTCGCGGTCGAGACTTACCCCACCGACGACGCCAACGCCGACCTCGACGGGCTCGAAGCGGCCCTGGACGACGACGTCGCGATGGTCTACGCCGAGAACCCGACCGTCCGCGGGACGATCGAGGAGAACCTGGGCGAGATCGGCGACCTCGCCGACGACCACGACGCGCTGTTCTGCCTGGGGACGGATCCCGTGGCGCTCGCGTTGCTTTCGGAGCCGGCGAGCGTCGGCGCCGACGTCGTCGTCGGCGAGGCCGGCACGCTGGGCGTCCCCGCGGCGTACGGCACCGGTCACGGCCTGTTCGTCACCCGCGAGGACTACCTGCGGCAGGTGCCCGGCCGGCTGGTCGGGGCCGCCGAGGACGAGAGCGGCCGGCGGACGTACACGCTGACGCTCCAGACCCGGGAACAGCACATCCGCCGGGAGCGGGCCACCTCGAACATCTGCACGAACCAGGCCTGGCTCGCCCTGCGGACCGCCATCCACGCCGCCTGGCTCGGTCCGGACGGGCTGCTCGACCTCGCGGAGTCCTGCGTGACGGAGGCCCGCGACCTCGCCGAGCGGCTGGACGTCGTCGAGGGCGTCCGTGCGCCGGTCCACGACCGCCATCACTTCCGGGAGTTCGTCGCCCGGACCGACCGGCCCGCCGAGGCGGTGCGCGCAGACCTCGCAGAGGCCGGCTACGCGGTCCACGCTGTCGGAGAGCACGAGATCCAGGTCTGCGTCACGGAGACGACGGCAGACGACGCCGACGGCCTCGTCGCGGCCGTCGAGGAGGTGGCCTGA
- a CDS encoding beta-glucosidase family protein, with the protein MDDATERSERIADLLDRLTLEEKVSLTHGAVDPAGNATGYVPGVDRLGIPELRLADGPLGVRTEDPATAFPASISLAATFDPDLAREQGRAMAREALARDQDVLLAPGLNLIRVPHNGRNFEYYSEDPVVSGRFAAGVVSGIHDEDVIATPKHFVANNQESHRAEVSAEVDERVLRELYLPAFRDAVAAGAGALMTAYNRINGTYASEHERLLREVLKGEWDFDGVVMSDWFGTQFTADTANGGLDLQMPGVRPDEQLESDGTADAEDDGDDSADTSDGVAERFADGLPDPERGDYFSDALQSAVESGEVPEERLDDMVARLLGQVERVGLFDGDRGEGAVDTPDHRDLAERIAVNGTVLLENDGVLPLAADDDVALIGPNVDEAITGGGGSSETEPVVSTSPVEGVEARADGAVTVERGHERIVPVTLLDAIHGDQGDGGADDEDVDRDAAVAAAADADVAVVFVRDTATEAADREDLRLAGEQDELVEAVAAANDRTVVVVGSSGPVELPWREDVAAVLQTWYPGQAHGDAAAAVLYGDADPGGRLPVTFAPEPDYPTAGDERRYPGVDYEAHYDEGLLVGYRHFDAAGVDPTYPFGHGDSYAEFRYGDAEVTGDRTVHVDVANASDRDGREVVQAYVAAPEAPDDLERPPRELAGFAAVEVPAGESRTVELTLDERALGRYDADEGWTVDDGEFTVHVGRSSRDLRDSVTIER; encoded by the coding sequence ATGGACGACGCGACCGAACGGAGCGAGCGGATCGCGGACCTGCTCGACCGATTGACGCTCGAGGAGAAAGTCTCTCTCACCCACGGCGCGGTCGACCCCGCGGGCAACGCCACCGGGTACGTGCCCGGCGTCGACCGCCTGGGGATCCCCGAGTTGCGGCTGGCGGACGGCCCGCTGGGGGTGCGGACGGAGGACCCGGCGACCGCGTTCCCGGCCTCCATCTCGCTGGCGGCGACGTTCGATCCCGACCTCGCGCGCGAGCAGGGGCGCGCGATGGCGCGGGAGGCGCTCGCCCGCGACCAGGACGTCCTGCTCGCGCCGGGGCTGAACCTGATCCGCGTCCCGCACAACGGGCGCAACTTCGAGTACTACAGCGAGGACCCCGTGGTCTCCGGACGCTTCGCGGCCGGCGTCGTCTCCGGCATCCACGACGAGGACGTGATCGCGACGCCGAAGCACTTCGTCGCCAACAACCAGGAGAGCCACCGCGCCGAGGTCAGCGCCGAGGTCGACGAGCGCGTGCTCCGCGAGCTGTACCTGCCCGCGTTCCGCGACGCGGTCGCGGCCGGCGCCGGCGCCCTGATGACGGCCTACAACCGGATCAACGGCACCTACGCCAGCGAGCACGAGCGCCTGCTGCGCGAGGTCCTCAAAGGCGAGTGGGACTTCGACGGGGTCGTGATGTCCGACTGGTTCGGCACGCAGTTCACCGCCGACACGGCCAACGGCGGGCTGGACCTCCAGATGCCCGGGGTCCGCCCGGACGAGCAACTCGAGTCCGACGGGACGGCCGACGCCGAGGACGACGGAGACGACAGCGCCGACACGAGCGACGGCGTGGCCGAGCGCTTCGCGGACGGCCTGCCCGACCCCGAGCGGGGCGATTACTTCAGCGACGCCCTCCAGTCCGCCGTCGAGTCGGGCGAGGTGCCCGAGGAGCGACTGGACGACATGGTCGCGCGCCTGCTCGGACAGGTCGAGCGGGTCGGCCTGTTCGACGGCGACCGCGGCGAGGGCGCGGTGGACACGCCGGACCACCGCGACCTCGCCGAGCGCATCGCAGTGAACGGGACCGTCCTGCTGGAGAACGACGGCGTCCTCCCCCTCGCCGCCGACGACGACGTCGCGCTGATCGGCCCGAACGTCGACGAGGCGATCACCGGCGGCGGGGGCTCCTCCGAGACCGAACCGGTCGTCTCGACCTCGCCCGTCGAGGGCGTCGAGGCCCGCGCCGATGGCGCCGTCACCGTCGAGCGCGGCCACGAGCGGATCGTTCCCGTGACGCTGCTGGACGCCATCCACGGCGATCAGGGCGACGGCGGGGCCGACGACGAGGACGTCGACCGTGACGCCGCCGTCGCGGCCGCCGCGGACGCCGACGTCGCCGTCGTCTTCGTCCGCGACACGGCTACCGAGGCCGCCGACCGCGAGGACCTGCGCCTGGCCGGCGAGCAGGACGAACTCGTCGAGGCCGTCGCCGCCGCCAACGACCGCACGGTCGTCGTCGTCGGCTCCAGCGGCCCCGTCGAACTGCCCTGGCGCGAGGACGTCGCCGCCGTGCTCCAGACCTGGTACCCCGGCCAGGCCCACGGCGACGCCGCGGCGGCCGTCCTCTACGGCGACGCCGACCCCGGCGGTCGCCTCCCGGTGACGTTCGCGCCCGAACCGGACTACCCGACCGCCGGCGACGAGCGCCGGTATCCCGGCGTGGACTACGAGGCCCACTACGACGAGGGCCTGCTGGTCGGGTACCGCCACTTCGATGCCGCCGGCGTCGACCCGACCTATCCCTTCGGCCACGGCGACTCGTACGCCGAGTTCCGCTACGGCGACGCCGAGGTCACCGGCGACCGGACGGTCCACGTCGACGTCGCAAACGCGAGCGACCGGGACGGCCGCGAGGTCGTCCAGGCCTACGTCGCCGCGCCCGAGGCCCCCGACGACCTCGAGCGCCCGCCGCGGGAACTGGCCGGCTTCGCGGCCGTCGAGGTCCCCGCCGGCGAGTCCCGGACCGTCGAACTGACCCTCGACGAGCGCGCGCTGGGCCGCTACGACGCCGACGAGGGCTGGACGGTCGACGACGGCGAGTTCACCGTCCACGTCGGCCGATCCTCCCGCGACCTCCGGGACAGCGTGACGATCGAGCGCTGA